The following are from one region of the Brachyhypopomus gauderio isolate BG-103 unplaced genomic scaffold, BGAUD_0.2 sc47, whole genome shotgun sequence genome:
- the arrdc3b gene encoding arrestin domain-containing protein 3b isoform X2, whose amino-acid sequence MLGPMNGYSQQRRADDDCCDEGSTVLHSGRHEYPFSLELPQTPLATSFEGKHGSVRYWVKAELHRPWLLPMKVKKEFTVFEHIDINTPLLLSPQAGTKEKTLCCWFCTSGPVSLSAKIERKGYTPGESIQIFAEIENCSSRVVVPKAAIYQTQTFYAKGKVKEIKQLIANLRGDPLMSSKTETWDGKILKIPPISPSILDCGIIRVEYSLMVYVDIPRAVNLTLTLPLVIGTIPLHHFGSRTSSVSSQCSMAMSWLNMALPDRPEAPPSYSEIVTDEYHQTCRELPAMRAELDGPLYAYMQEFRFHPPPLYSEIDPNPEQETITQDRRSDVCPSR is encoded by the exons ACGACGACTGCTGTGACGAGGGTTCCACTGTTCTTCACTCAGGGCGACATGAGTACCCCTTCAGCCTTGAACTTCCTCAGAC GCCGTTGGCCACATCATTTGAAGGAAAACATGGCAGCGTGCGCTACTGGGTCAAGGCTGAACTGCACAGACCCTGGCTGCTACCCATGAAAGTCAAGAAGGAGTTCACTGTTTTTGAGCACATTGACATCAACACCCCACTGTTGCTG TCACCCCAGGCTGGCACAAAAGAAAAAACCCTTTGCTGCTGGTTCTGCACCTCAGGGCCTGTTTCACTAAGTGCTAAAATTGAGAGGAAAGGCTACACTCCAG GCGAATCCATCCAGATCTTTGCTGAGATTGAGAACTGCTCCTCTCGAGTAGTTGTACCCAAAGCAGCCATCTACCAAACCCAAACCTTTTATGCCAAAGGAAAGGTTAAGGAAATCAAACAGCTCATTGCAAACCTCCGTGGAGATCCGCTGATGTCTAGCAAAACGGAGACATGGGATGGCAAGATCCTGAAGATTCCGCCCATCTCTCCTTCCATCCTGGACTGTGGAATTATCCGTGTGGAATATTCCCTTATG GTGTATGTGGACATTCCACGTGCCGTGAACCTGACCCTAACTCTGCCCCTGGTCATTGGTACCATACCTCTCCACCATTTTGGCAGTCGTACCTCCTCTGTCAGTAGCCAATGCAGCATGGCCATGAGCTGGCTGAATATGGCCTTACCAGACAGGCCTGAGG CTCCTCCAAGCTACTCTGAAATAGTCACAGACGAGTATCATCAGACTTGTCGCGAGCTCCCAGCGATGCGGGCAGAGCTGGACGGACCACTGTACGCCTACATGCAGGAGTTCCGtttccaccctcctccactgtACTCTGAG ATCGACCCTAATCCAGAGCAGGAGACCATCACTCAGGACAGAAGGTCTGATGTCTGTCCCTCTCGCTGA